The genome window CACTTAAAATTAATTGTTCTTTAGGACATTGTATGAAATAGCTGTGATTCAAATGGGTATTTGATGTCTTCCATTTAATTCATCATAGATCATGAGTGCATAAAATCACAAAAGTTTGTAAATTGAGTAATTATATTCCAGTTATCTGATGATAGCAATTTTTTGTATCTAATAGCCTTGACTTTCTTTCAGCAATTTTTAATTTTGTGCTAGAAGGGAATGCCCTTAAAGCCATAGAGCTGACAGAAGAAATGGCACCTAACTTGCTAGAGAATGATATGGATCTACATTTTGATCTTCTTAGTCTCCACTTCATTGAGCTAGTTCGCTCCAAAAAATTGTGAGTTTGTGAATTTTTTAACTAGGATTGAAAACTATTTTTACATCCTTTTATTAACCTGGCTATTTTGATTGACAGCACAGAAGCTCTTGACTTTGGCCAGAAAAAATTGACATCATTTCAGAAGGTTACCAAGTATATTGAGAAACTAGAGGTACTTTTTCCTTGAGCCTACATGTCTCAGGACCATTCTGACAGCTAAAATAATTTTTATTTTAACATAGAACACCAATGGATTGATTACTTGTTCCAGATGTTTAATTGCTACTGTTATTACAGAAAGATATTAAAATACAACTTTTGATTGTATAGGACTTTATGGCCCTCCTGGCTTATGAAGAGCCGGAGAAGTCACCTATGTTTCATCTACTAAGCCCAGAGCACAGGCAGAATGTTGCAGAGGGCTTGAATCGGGCTGTCCTTGGTATGCTATATATATCATGTTTAGCTCTTGCCCTCGGAAGCTTTATTTCCAATGATCTGACTGGTCTTCCTCTACGATTGATGACAGCACATGCTAATCTTCCAGCATATTCATCGTTGGAGAGGGTGGTCCAGCAAGCGACTGTGGTTAGACAATACCTACAGCAGGAAGTTGGCAAGGTAAATATCGCAAAGTAACTTGTCAGCGAATGGTTCAGTATCGTATCTTGTTAGTTTCACTTGTAGTTTGTGCTCATTGTGTAATGTCCTGTGGTGATGCAATATGATGCTCATCGAGAGGGCGGGCACTGCTTACGTATCTTTTGTTCTCACAAGTTCTTCCTGCTCACCAGTCCACTTGAATCCAAATTTTAGTTTTGGTGATCTACATCTTGCTGCATACATGACATTTGGAACTCTTGGAGCAGGATTCTTACCCACCATTTTCTTTGAAGGCCTTTCTGAGCAAGTAAATGTGCAAATGGTCACTTCTTCAGAACAGGGTAACCACCTCTCCAGGCCATCATGTACATGTACCCTTGTGGAGTGCATACACGATGAAGTAGTTTATACAGTTGAGGTGTTGTTGACACCACTTATACAGTTGCAATGGTGTTGTACTTTGAAAAGGAGGGTGCTGTATGCTGTCTGCTTCCTTGATTTACATTCTGTTTTACTTGTCTCTCTGCCTTAGACATGGCGAAAGCATGTATGTATGACCTGTTGAGCTATTCTGTGCGTTCGTTCGGTGAACTCAGTTCGAGTCGGTTTGTAATTGGTCTTTTTTATTACTACCGCCATGTGCAGAGGCTAAAGGTCCGAACTCTGGATGCGTAAGCGTAACGGGTTATTCTGTCCATGGTACTCCTATTTGCGATTTCCATATATAAGGGACTGTGAATTCTTCATCACTTGTAGATGTTGATATAATTTTTTCAGAAAAAAAAATGTTCAGAGGAGTTTGAATCAAACTCAAACTTTAATTTGGAACTACGAATCCAAGTCAAACTGTGGTTCGGAAACTCGGGGAGTAGCACTCAATAGGCAGTATTGGAGATTGGACGCTCGCTAATAACATCATTAGTGTGGCCTTGCTTCGATCATATGGCTGCCTACGAATAACCTTTTTCATCGACTAGTTCAAAACTATACTTGGAGTTGGAATTTTCAGTGTAACTAGACCCCGAATTTCGAAAAGAGAACTACATGATGGCGGCCGCGAACGGCACGCATGATGGTATCGATCCCCAGTTT of Zea mays cultivar B73 chromosome 8, Zm-B73-REFERENCE-NAM-5.0, whole genome shotgun sequence contains these proteins:
- the LOC100276682 gene encoding uncharacterized protein isoform X2 — its product is MHNCFKETAEAFLSSTGLNLPVDYSVDVDKRKAIFNFVLEGNALKAIELTEEMAPNLLENDMDLHFDLLSLHFIELVRSKKFTEALDFGQKKLTSFQKVTKYIEKLEDFMALLAYEEPEKSPMFHLLSPEHRQNVAEGLNRAVLAHANLPAYSSLERVVQQATVVRQYLQQEVGKDSYPPFSLKAFLSK
- the LOC100276682 gene encoding uncharacterized protein LOC100276682, with product MELDPRLYENVSVSDNDVRNIVLSYLMHNCFKETAEAFLSSTGLNLPVDYSVDVDKRKAIFNFVLEGNALKAIELTEEMAPNLLENDMDLHFDLLSLHFIELVRSKKFTEALDFGQKKLTSFQKVTKYIEKLEDFMALLAYEEPEKSPMFHLLSPEHRQNVAEGLNRAVLAHANLPAYSSLERVVQQATVVRQYLQQEVGKDSYPPFSLKAFLSK
- the LOC100276682 gene encoding uncharacterized protein isoform X3; translation: MHNCFKETAEAFLSSTGLNLPVDYSVDVDKRKAIFNFVLEGNALKAIELTEEMAPNLLENDMDLHFDLLSLHFIELVRSKKFTEALDFGQKKLTSFQKVTKYIEKLEDFMALLAYEEPEKSPMFHLLSPEHRQNVAEGLNRAVLAHANLPAYSSLERVVQQATVVRQYLQQEVGKAFLSK
- the LOC100276682 gene encoding uncharacterized protein isoform X1 — protein: MELDPRLYENVSVSDNDVRNIVLSYLMHNCFKETAEAFLSSTGLNLPVDYSVDVDKRKAIFNFVLEGNALKAIELTEEMAPNLLENDMDLHFDLLSLHFIELVRSKKFTEALDFGQKKLTSFQKVTKYIEKLEDFMALLAYEEPEKSPMFHLLSPEHRQNVAEGLNRAVLAHANLPAYSSLERVVQQATVVRQYLQQEVGKAFLSK